Below is a genomic region from Streptomyces roseoviridis.
GTACATCCCGACGTAGCCGCCGCCGACAACGAGAATGCGCACAGGTTCGGTCACTGTCCCATGACGCAACGCCATCCGGGGTTTGTCCACAGGCCCGACAAATTGTGTGACCGGCGGACTACGGAGGCGCGGGGTGGCGAACGGACCGGGCGCGGGAGGAAGTCCGCAGGTCAGGGTGGGGGTGGCGGGTGGGTGGCGGGTCCTGAATCGGGAGGGTCCGGGTCCTTGCTCCGATCGGGGGGCGCACCGTACGGAACTGCCCCTTCTGAATTGACCCGGACTCAACTATGTTCGTACTTCGTCGGGGTGTCGGATCGCCGCGCGTGGACCAAGGAGCGCGGCGCGGACGGACCCCGTGTCAGGGCGGGGAGTCTCCGGGGGGAGACATCATGAGCGGGGGAACGCTTATGCAGATTCAGGATTCGTACGGGCAGGTTCGTACGGCGCAGTCGATGGCGAACGGGCGATCCGCGCCCCTGCGGGTGGATGCCCAGCGCAATCTGGAGCACGTGCTGCGGGCCGCGCGCGAGGTGTTCGGCGAGCTCGGGTACGGGGCTCCGATGGAGGACGTGGCGCGCCGCGCCCGGGTCGGCGTCGGCACCGTGTACCGCCGTTTCCCGAGCAAGGACGTGCTGGTCCGGCGGATAGCCGAGGAGGAGACGGCGCGGCTCACCGAGCAGGCGCGGACCGCCCTCGGCCAGGAGGACGAGCCGTGGTCGGCGCTGTCCCGGTTCCTGCGCACGTCGGTCGCCTCGGGCGCCGGCCGGCTGCTGCCGCCGCAGGTGCTGCGGGTGGGTGTCGACGAGGTGGTGCTGCCGGCCGGTGCGCCGGACGACGAGGCGCGGGTGCCGCATCAGCGGGCCTCCGCCGTGGCGGACGCGGCGGGTGGCGCGGGTGCCGACGGGTTCGCGGAGCACGGCGACCAGCGGGTGGTCGCGCCGCGCGCGGTGCCGGCGGCCGAGCAGGACGACGCCGGGGCCTCGGAGCTCCTGGAGGTCGTGGGCCGGCTGGTCGAGCGGGCGCGGGAGGCGGGCGAGCTGCGGGCGGACGTGACGGTGTCCGATGTCCTGCTCGTCATAGCCACCGGCGCGCCGGCGCTGCCGGACGCGGCCCAGCAGGCGGCGGCGTCGACCCGTCTCCTCGACATCCTCCTGGAGGGTCTTCGCTCGCGGTGACGGCGGCGGCGTCCTGGCGCCCTCGTGCGCGCTCGGAGACGGTCTCGGTCATACGGACCGGGGCCGGCCGCCGGTGATCGGACGGACCACCGAGCCTGGACCGAACGGGTGAGCGGTCACGCCCGGGAACGGGAAGTCGCCCCGGACGAGTGGTAAGTGGGCGTGCGGGCTCGGCGTGCCCGCGCTCTGTGGCACGCTTGGCCGGTGTTCGGGTCCGAGCGTGCATACGGGGGCTTCCGCGATGAGCGGTGACAGTCGGGACGAAGCGCTGGGCGGAGACGGCGGCACCGCGGAGGCCGTGAGCCCGCCCCCGGCCCAGGTGCCCGACCAGGGCGGTCCGGCCGGCGCTCCCGGCCAGGGCGCCGGTGCCGTCCCGGGCGCGGACGGGGCCCTCGGCTCGGCGGCCGAGGTGAGCGTGCCGCAGCAGCGCGAGGGCGGTACGGCCCCGCAGTCCTTCGCCGACGAGGCCGAGGCCGGGTCCGGATCCGTACTGCCGCCGCCGCTGGACCTTCCGCCGTCCGACGCCGAGCTCGTGCAGCGGATGCGGGAGGGCGACGACGGCGCGTACGAGGAGCTGTTCCGCCGGCACTCCGCCGCCGTCCGCCGCTACGCGCGCAGCTGCTGCCGGGACGCGGACACCGCCGACGACCTGACGGCCGAGGTCTTCGCCCGCACCCTGCAGGCGGTGCGGGGCGGCGCGGGCCCCGAACAGGCGGTCCGCGCCTACCTCCTGACCAGCGTGCGCCGGGTGGCCGCGACCTGGACCAGGACCCAGAAGCGCGAGCACCTGGTCGAGGACTTCGCCGTGTTCGCCGAGGACGCCGCCCGGGCCGCCGAGGTCGCCGACCAGACGGCGACGTTCGGGGCGGGCCTGGACCTGGGCGCGGACGTGCGGGCCATGCACGAGGCCGAGCAGTCGCTCGCCATGCAGGCGTTCCGTTCGCTGCCGGAGCGCTGGCAGGCCGTGCTGTGGCACACCACGGTCGAGGAGGAGTCGCCGAGCGAGATCGCGCCGCTGTTCGGCCTGACCGCCAACGCGACCGCGGTTCTGGCCAGCCGGGCCCGCGAGGGCCTCAAGCAGGCGTATCTCCAGGCCCATGTCAGCCAGTCGCTCACCACCGGCGGCGACTGCGCCCGCTACGCCGACCGGCTCGGCGCGTTCGCCCGCGGCGGCCTGCGGATGCGGGCCGAGCGGGGTCTGCGCAAGCACCTCGACGAGTGCGCCAAGTGCCGGCTCGCCGCCGGTGAGCTGGCCCACGTGAACGCCGGGATCCCCGCACTTCTGCCGGTCGCCGTCATCGGCTGGTTCGCCGCCGGGTACTCCCTCAAGGCGGCGGGCATCGCCGCCGGAGGTGCCGCCGGCGCGGGAGCGGCCGGCGCCGCGGCCGCCGCCACGGGGACGGGCACCGCGGGCAGCACGGCCGGGGCCTCGGCGGCGGCCGCCGAGGGCCTGGGCATCCCCGCGAAGGCGGGCATCGCGGCCGTCGCCGCCGTCGCCGCGACCGCCGGCCTGGTCTGGGCGCTGACCGGATCGGACCAGGAGCCCGTCGCGCAGCCCGCGGCCACGCCGCCGGCCGTCGCCGCCGTCGAACCGCCGCCGCCCGCGCCGAAGCCGACGCCCCCGCCGGCACCGAAGCCGGTGCCTCCGCCCGTACCGGCTCCGCCGGCCGACCCCGAGCCGACGACGCCGAGCGCGAGGCCGAGCCCACGGCCGACGCCGTCCCCCAAGCCCACGCCGAAGCCGAAGCCCAGCCCGTCGCGGACGGCACCGAAGGCCACGCCGAAGCCGACTCCCACCGTGCCGGCCGTCTACCAGCTCAACCGGCTCCGGTACGGCATCGCCGGAGACGGCACCGAGCCGGAGGTGAACCTCGCGGCCAGCAGCTGGATGTGGCAGCGCTCCAGCGTCTCCATGGGCGGCACCCGCTACGCGCACGGCGTCAGCATGCACGTCCCGTCCTCCGTGCTGATCGACCTCAACCGGCAGTGCACCAGCTACGAAGCGCTCGTCGGCCTCGACGACATGAGCGCCCCGCTCGGCGTCGGCGGCGTCCGCTTCTCCGTGTACGGCGACGGCGAGCGGCTCTGGCGCTCCCCGGTGATCCGCCCGGGCGACGCCCCGGTCCCCGTGCAGGTCGCCCTCTCCGGCCGCCGCACGCTCCGGCTCGTGGTCGAGGACCACACGCCCTTCGGCCGGGCGGCGGT
It encodes:
- a CDS encoding sigma-70 family RNA polymerase sigma factor, giving the protein MSGDSRDEALGGDGGTAEAVSPPPAQVPDQGGPAGAPGQGAGAVPGADGALGSAAEVSVPQQREGGTAPQSFADEAEAGSGSVLPPPLDLPPSDAELVQRMREGDDGAYEELFRRHSAAVRRYARSCCRDADTADDLTAEVFARTLQAVRGGAGPEQAVRAYLLTSVRRVAATWTRTQKREHLVEDFAVFAEDAARAAEVADQTATFGAGLDLGADVRAMHEAEQSLAMQAFRSLPERWQAVLWHTTVEEESPSEIAPLFGLTANATAVLASRAREGLKQAYLQAHVSQSLTTGGDCARYADRLGAFARGGLRMRAERGLRKHLDECAKCRLAAGELAHVNAGIPALLPVAVIGWFAAGYSLKAAGIAAGGAAGAGAAGAAAAATGTGTAGSTAGASAAAAEGLGIPAKAGIAAVAAVAATAGLVWALTGSDQEPVAQPAATPPAVAAVEPPPPAPKPTPPPAPKPVPPPVPAPPADPEPTTPSARPSPRPTPSPKPTPKPKPSPSRTAPKATPKPTPTVPAVYQLNRLRYGIAGDGTEPEVNLAASSWMWQRSSVSMGGTRYAHGVSMHVPSSVLIDLNRQCTSYEALVGLDDMSAPLGVGGVRFSVYGDGERLWRSPVIRPGDAPVPVQVALSGRRTLRLVVEDHTPFGRAAVADWANSRISCR
- a CDS encoding helix-turn-helix domain-containing protein; amino-acid sequence: MQIQDSYGQVRTAQSMANGRSAPLRVDAQRNLEHVLRAAREVFGELGYGAPMEDVARRARVGVGTVYRRFPSKDVLVRRIAEEETARLTEQARTALGQEDEPWSALSRFLRTSVASGAGRLLPPQVLRVGVDEVVLPAGAPDDEARVPHQRASAVADAAGGAGADGFAEHGDQRVVAPRAVPAAEQDDAGASELLEVVGRLVERAREAGELRADVTVSDVLLVIATGAPALPDAAQQAAASTRLLDILLEGLRSR